A stretch of the Microtus ochrogaster isolate Prairie Vole_2 chromosome X, MicOch1.0, whole genome shotgun sequence genome encodes the following:
- the LOC101986295 gene encoding aphrodisin-like — translation MVKFLLLALAFGLAHAHAEIEGKWVTTAIAADNADIIEEGQPLRLYVRELACTEACNRLKFTFYTKVNGQCTKTKVIANRQADDQYRARFEGDNIIVPVYVTPEIIIFVVQNVNRTGRKTNLIYVLGKGQSLTSVQYEKLEEFAKVQNIPRKNIQDILATDICPK, via the exons ATGGTAAAGTTTCTGCTGCTGGCTTTGGCATTTGGTCTGGCTCATGCTCATGCTGAG aTTGAAGGAAAGTGGGTTACTACTGCAATCGCTGCAGACAATGCTGACATAATAGAGGAAGGACAACCTCTGAGACTCTATGTTCGTGAACTTGCTTGTACTGAGGCATGTAATAGATTGAAATTCACATTTTATACCAA GGTGAATGGCCAATGTACAAAGACCAAAGTCATTGCGAATAGGCAAGCAGATGACCAGTACAGAGCCCGGT TTGAAGGTGACAACATAATTGTACCTGTGTATGTGACACCAGAAATCATAATCTTTGTTGTTCAGAATGTGAATAGAACTGGCCGGAAAACAAACCTGATTTATGTTCTTG GTAAAGGACAATCTTTGACTTCTGTACAATATGAAAAACTTGAGGAATTTGCCAAGGTCCAGAATATTCCAAGAAAAAACATTCAAGATATTCTGGCTACAG ATATTTGTCCTAAATAA